Proteins from a genomic interval of Vicia villosa cultivar HV-30 ecotype Madison, WI unplaced genomic scaffold, Vvil1.0 ctg.000273F_1_1_3, whole genome shotgun sequence:
- the LOC131626190 gene encoding homeobox-leucine zipper protein ATHB-12-like, whose product MMEERENILHEGVELETSSSLNSRKKNKKVENKRRFSDEQIRSLECIFESESKLEPRKKMQLARDLGLQPRQVAIWFQNRRARWKSKRIEQEYRKLKVEYDTLALKFQSLKEEKESLQSEVQKLSYMVETSHEGGREAKENSTEDGGSGNGYRNCMAETKERFSNEGLEDRMVIYSDDQDERGLTRTEKVDDRGNDVLRNEKIPLTALEKWYNVDPSVILDQSCSSSQWLDFWT is encoded by the exons atgatggaggagagagagaATATTCTTCATGAAGGTGTTGAATTGGAGACATCCTCATCTTTGAATTCAAGGAAGAAAAACAAGAAGGTGGAGAATAAAAGAAGGTTTAGTGATGAACAGATAAGGTCACTAGAATGTATATTTGAGTCAGAATCAAAGTTGGAGCCAAGGAAGAAGATGCAGCTTGCAAGAGATCTTGGTTTGCAGCCTAGACAAGTTGCTATATGGTTTCAAAACAGAAGAGCTAGGTGGAAATCAAAGAGGATTGAACAAGAGTATAGAAAACTTAAAGTTGAATATGATACTTTAGCTTTGAAGTTTCAGTCTCTTAAGGAAGAGAAAGAGTCTTTGCAATCAGAG GTTCAGAAGCTAAGTTATATGGTGGAAACATCTCATGAAGGTGGAAGGGAAGCTAAGGAGAATAGTACAGAAGATGGTGGATCAGGAAATGGATATAGAAACTGTATGGCTGAAACAAAGGAAAGGTTTTCAAATGAGGGTTTGGAGGACAGAATGGTAATTTACTCAGATGATCAAGATGAAAGAGGTTTAACAAGGACTGAGAAAGTTGATGACAGAGGAAATGATGTTTTGAGAAATGAAAAAATTCCATTGACAGCACTTGAAAAATGGTACAATGTTGATCCAAGTGTTATCTTAGACCAGTCATGCAGTAGTTCTCAATGGTTGGATTTTTGGACTTAG
- the LOC131626198 gene encoding aspartic proteinase CDR1-like translates to MSIDLIHRDSSKSPFYNPTQTKFQRSFNALYRSINRANYFYKVLFSTKNKLESYMPYDNVEGEYLISYSIGTPPFKVYGILDTCSNLIWLQCKSCNTCYNQTSPIFNPSKSSSYKNISCSSRTCKSMEDTSCSYDDGDVCQYTLDYGHGINTHGDLSVETLALDSTTGSFVSFPKIVIGSGHNNGDPMNNGPNSSVFGFGSGNTSIIKQLGSSIGGRFSYCLIDQYNSKSIRSSKLNFGDEAIVTGDNVVSTPIVKMIGNRQKDYYYLTVKAFSVGNKRIEYRGFKREGTNASTHEIIIDSGTTVSILPYNFYYRMESAVKKVVKLERFQVRADPSSLCYNTTFKQYSFPPITVHFKGADVKLDSKGAFYSLYEGVECFAFQPYKNGLGIFGNLAQVNYLIGYELNKNIVSFKPTDCASY, encoded by the exons ATGTCAA TTGATCTCATTCACCGTGATTCTTCAAAATCACCATTTTACAATCCCACACAAACTAAATTTCAAAGAAGTTTCAATGCTTTGTATCGATCTATCAACCGCGCCAATTATTTCTACAAGGTACTTTTTTCTACTAAAAACAAACTTGAGTCATATATGCCTTATGATAACGTTGAAGGTGAATATCTCATTAGTTATTCGATTGGTACCCCACCATTTAAAGTTTATGGGATTTTAGATACATGTAGTAACTTAATCTGGCTTCAATGCAAATCTTGTAATACATGTTACAACCAAACCTCTCCCATTTTTAATCCGTCAAAATCTTCTAGTTACAAAAATATTTCATGCTCATCTAGAACATGTAAATCTATGGAAGATACTTCTTGTTCTTAtgatgatggagatgtttgccAATATACATTAGATTATGGTCACGGAATCAATACACATGGAGATCTTAGTGTAGAGACTCTTGCATTGGATTCTACCACCGGTTCTTTTGTCTCATTTCCTAAAATTGTTATAGGATCTGGACACAATAATGGTGACCCAATGAATAATGGTCCAAATTCAAGTGTATTTGGTTTTGGAAGTGGAAATACCTCAATTATAAAACAATTAGGATCTTCAATTGGGGGAAGATTCTCGTATTGTTTAATTGATCAATATAATAGCAAGTCTATTAGATCTAGCAAACTCAATTTTGGAGATGAAGCTATTGTTACCGGTGATAACGTTGTTTCAACTCCTATAGTAAAAATGATAGGAAACCGTCAAAAAGACTATTACTACCTAACTGTGAAAGCATTTAGTGTGGGAAATAAAAGAATAGAGTATAGAGGGTTTAAACGTGAAGGAACAAATGCTTCTACGCATGAAATCATAATTGACTCTGGTACAACTGTATCTATTCTTCCATATAATTTTTACTATAGGATGGAATCAGCTGTTAAAAAAGTTGTTAAATTAGAGCGTTTTCAAGTTCGTGCAGATCCATCCAGCCTTTGTTAcaataccacattcaaacaataCAGCTTTCCACCAATTACGGTACATTTTAAGGGTGCAGATGTTAAGTTAGATTCGAAGGGCGCATTTTATTCTCTATACGAGGGGGTTGAATGCTTTGCATTTCAACCGTATAAAAATGGATTAGGTATCTTTGGGAACTTGGCACAAGTAAACTATTTGATTGGTTACGAACTCAACAAAAACATTGTCTCTTTCAAGCCTACTGATTGTGCCAGCTATTGA